The Streptomyces laurentii genome contains a region encoding:
- a CDS encoding aminotransferase (Aspartate aminotransferase (AAT) superfamily (fold type I) of pyridoxal phosphate (PLP)-dependent enzymes. PLP combines with an alpha-amino acid to form a compound called a Schiff base or aldimine intermediate, which depending onthe reaction, is the...; cl00321;~Evidence 3 : Function proposed based on presence of conserved amino acid motif, structural feature or limited homology;~Selenocysteine lyase/Cysteine desulfurase [Posttranslational modification, protein turnover, chaperones]; COG0520;~aminotransferase [Streptomyces cattleya NRRL 8057 = DSM46488];~catalytic residue [active];~identified by MetaGeneAnnotator; putative;~pyridoxal 5'-phosphate binding pocket [chemical binding]) — MSAYPHTAVTDSDALCDVPLPVLGRDVTVPLADGGEITYAALDYAASAPALQRVWDDVAAYAPYYGSVHRGAGYLSQLSTDLFENSRAEIARFLDCRPADQVVFTRSTTDSLNLLAHVLPAGCEVFVFETEHHAALLPWSDARVTVLDAPRDPAQAVATLERALADREPYGPALVCVTGASNVTGELWPVRDLAAAAHAHGARIVLDAAQLAPHHPVSVRDLGVDWVAFSGHKLYAPFGSGVLAGRADWLQDAEPYLAGGGASRTVARRADGGVDVEWHTTVARHEAGSPNVIGAYAIASACKALTEAGFDRLVARERQLIATLRAGLAEVPAVRVLTLFGDDHPRVGVLSFVVEGWNSSRFAAALSAEYGIGVRDGLFCAHPLVRALLGGDPAAPGECGAPASSLAAIRVSFGAGTPDEHVERFIGAVRELVRRGPDRG; from the coding sequence ATGTCCGCATACCCGCACACCGCCGTGACCGACTCCGACGCCCTCTGCGACGTCCCGCTGCCGGTCCTCGGCCGCGATGTCACCGTGCCCCTCGCCGACGGCGGCGAGATCACCTACGCCGCGCTCGACTACGCGGCCAGCGCCCCGGCGCTCCAGCGGGTCTGGGACGACGTCGCCGCGTACGCCCCCTACTACGGCAGCGTCCACCGCGGCGCCGGATACCTGTCCCAGCTGTCCACCGACCTGTTCGAGAACAGCCGCGCCGAGATCGCCCGCTTCCTCGACTGCCGGCCCGCCGACCAGGTCGTCTTCACCCGCTCCACCACCGACTCGCTCAACCTGCTGGCGCACGTGCTGCCCGCCGGCTGCGAGGTCTTCGTCTTCGAGACCGAGCACCACGCCGCGCTGCTGCCCTGGAGCGACGCCCGGGTCACCGTCCTCGACGCGCCCCGTGATCCCGCCCAGGCCGTCGCCACCCTGGAGCGGGCGCTCGCCGACCGGGAGCCCTACGGCCCGGCACTGGTCTGCGTGACCGGCGCGTCCAACGTCACCGGCGAACTGTGGCCGGTACGCGACCTGGCCGCCGCCGCGCACGCGCACGGTGCCCGGATCGTGCTCGACGCCGCCCAGCTGGCGCCCCACCACCCGGTCTCCGTACGGGACTTGGGCGTCGACTGGGTCGCTTTCTCCGGGCACAAGCTGTACGCGCCCTTCGGCTCCGGCGTGCTCGCCGGCCGGGCCGACTGGCTCCAGGACGCCGAGCCCTACCTGGCCGGCGGCGGCGCCTCCCGTACGGTGGCGCGCCGGGCCGACGGCGGGGTGGACGTGGAGTGGCACACCACCGTCGCCCGGCACGAGGCGGGTTCGCCCAACGTCATCGGCGCCTACGCCATCGCGTCCGCCTGCAAGGCCCTCACCGAGGCCGGTTTCGACCGGCTCGTCGCCCGCGAGCGGCAGCTGATCGCCACCCTCCGCGCGGGCCTCGCCGAGGTGCCGGCGGTGCGGGTGCTCACCCTCTTCGGCGACGACCACCCGCGCGTCGGCGTGCTGTCCTTCGTCGTCGAGGGCTGGAACAGCTCCCGGTTCGCCGCCGCGCTTTCCGCCGAATACGGCATCGGGGTGCGCGACGGCCTGTTCTGCGCCCACCCGCTGGTGCGCGCCCTGCTCGGCGGCGACCCGGCCGCGCCGGGGGAGTGCGGCGCCCCGGCGTCCTCGCTCGCCGCGATCCGGGTGAGCTTCGGCGCCGGAACCCCGGACGAGCACGTGGAGCGGTTCATCGGCGCGGTGCGCGAACTGGTCCGCCGCGGCCCGGACCGCGGTTGA
- a CDS encoding anthranilate phosphoribosyltransferase (COG0547 Anthranilate phosphoribosyltransferase;~Glycosyl transferase family, a/b domain; pfam00591;~Glycosyl transferase family, helical bundle domain;pfam02885;~anthranilate phosphoribosyltransferase [Streptomyces collinus Tu365];~anthranilate phosphoribosyltransferase; Provisional; PRK00188;~identified by MetaGeneAnnotator; putative), producing the protein MSAVNPAGGDIAAGRSWPVLLNGLLDGRDLSADETAWAMDLIMRGEATDAQIAGFMVALRAKGETVQEISGLVRTMYAHANVIEVPGPAVDIVGTGGDGAKTVNISTMSSIVVAGTGVKVVKHGNRAASSASGSSDVLEKLGINLNLTPRRVAEVAEEAGITICFAVRFHPSLRHVAAARGQLGIRTTFNVLGPLTNPAQVRAQAVGVADPRMAPIVAGVLAERGNSALVFRGDDGLDELTTTATSRVWVVRDGAVTEERFDPRDVGIELVPLEALRGADASFNADVARRVLAGETGPVRDAVLLNSAAALVALEPGEGTLAERLRAGMDRAAESIDSGAARRTLERWVAASNA; encoded by the coding sequence ATGAGCGCTGTGAACCCCGCTGGAGGCGACATCGCGGCGGGCCGCTCCTGGCCCGTCCTGCTGAACGGCCTGCTCGACGGCCGTGATCTGTCCGCCGACGAGACGGCCTGGGCGATGGACCTGATCATGCGCGGCGAGGCGACCGACGCGCAGATCGCCGGCTTCATGGTGGCGCTGCGGGCCAAGGGCGAGACGGTCCAGGAGATCAGCGGTCTCGTCCGGACCATGTACGCGCACGCCAACGTCATCGAGGTGCCCGGGCCGGCCGTCGACATCGTCGGCACCGGCGGCGACGGCGCCAAGACGGTCAACATCTCCACGATGTCGTCGATCGTGGTCGCCGGCACCGGGGTCAAGGTCGTCAAGCACGGCAACCGGGCCGCGTCCTCCGCCTCCGGCTCCTCCGACGTCCTGGAGAAGCTCGGCATCAATCTGAACCTGACACCGCGCCGGGTCGCCGAGGTGGCCGAGGAAGCCGGCATCACCATCTGTTTCGCGGTGCGGTTCCACCCCTCGCTGCGGCATGTCGCGGCGGCCCGCGGCCAGCTCGGCATCCGCACCACCTTCAACGTGCTCGGCCCGCTGACCAACCCGGCGCAGGTCCGCGCCCAGGCGGTCGGCGTCGCCGACCCCCGGATGGCGCCGATCGTGGCCGGGGTGCTCGCCGAACGCGGCAACTCCGCGCTGGTCTTCCGCGGCGACGACGGCCTGGACGAGCTGACCACCACCGCCACCTCCCGGGTGTGGGTGGTCCGCGACGGGGCCGTCACCGAGGAGCGCTTCGACCCGCGCGACGTCGGCATCGAGCTGGTGCCGCTGGAGGCGCTGCGCGGCGCCGACGCCTCGTTCAACGCCGACGTCGCCCGCCGGGTGCTGGCCGGCGAGACCGGTCCGGTCCGCGACGCGGTGCTGCTCAACTCGGCTGCGGCGCTGGTCGCCCTGGAGCCGGGCGAGGGCACGCTGGCGGAGCGGCTGCGGGCCGGCATGGACCGGGCGGCCGAGTCCATCGACTCGGGGGCCGCCCGGCGGACCCTGGAGCGCTGGGTGGCCGCCAGCAACGCCTGA
- a CDS encoding cytochrome B subunit (COG1290 Cytochrome b subunit of the bc complex;~Cytochrome b subunit of the bc complex [Energy production and conversion]; COG1290;~Cytochrome b(N-terminal)/b6/petB; pfam13631;~Qo binding site;~cytochrome B subunit [Streptomyces bingchenggensis BCW-1];~heme bH binding site [chemical binding];~heme bL binding site [chemical binding];~identified by MetaGeneAnnotator; putative;~interchain domain interface [polypeptide binding];~intrachain domain interface) — MSTVTDTKKPASRGERVADWADGRLGIYSLAKANLRKIFPDHWSFMLGEVCLYSFLIIILTGVYLTMFFHPSMNEVEYTGPFVPLQGQLMSEAFNSTMHISFEVRGGLLIRQIHHWAALIFLAGMFVHMMRVFFTGAFRKPREINWLFGFLLFFLGMFTGFTGYSLPDDLLSGTGVRFMQGAILSVPIVGTYLSMFLFGGEFPGGDFVARFYSAHVLLLPGIMLGLVVAHLILVFVHKHTHFEGPGRTNKNVVGMPLMPVYMAKAGGFFFLVFGVIAIVAAVASINPIWGIGPYRPDQVSTGAQPDWYMGFAEGLIRVMPGWEINLWGHTLVLGVMIPLAIFPVVLGVIGVYPFIESWITGDKREHHISQRPRNAPTRTAFGVAWITAYMIMLVGGGNDLWATHFHLSINAITWFVRIFFFLGPVIAFVITKRICLGLQRRDKDKVLHGRESGIIKRLPHGEFVEVHQPLSQGERYKLTAHEQYDAAALPPAVDENGVERKVGRMEKLRVKLNRGYYGADSQIAKPTAEEFKEIESGHGHH; from the coding sequence ATGAGCACCGTGACCGATACGAAGAAGCCGGCCTCCCGTGGTGAGCGGGTCGCCGACTGGGCCGACGGCCGCCTGGGGATCTACTCGCTGGCCAAGGCCAACCTGCGGAAGATCTTCCCGGACCACTGGTCCTTCATGCTGGGCGAGGTCTGCCTCTACAGCTTCCTCATCATCATCCTGACGGGCGTCTATCTGACGATGTTCTTCCACCCGTCGATGAACGAGGTGGAGTACACCGGACCCTTCGTCCCGCTTCAGGGACAGCTGATGTCCGAGGCGTTCAACTCGACCATGCACATCTCGTTCGAGGTGCGCGGTGGTCTGCTGATCCGGCAGATCCACCACTGGGCGGCGCTGATCTTCCTTGCCGGCATGTTCGTGCACATGATGCGCGTGTTCTTCACGGGTGCGTTCCGCAAGCCGCGTGAGATCAACTGGCTGTTCGGCTTCCTGCTGTTCTTCCTGGGCATGTTCACCGGTTTCACCGGCTACTCGCTCCCGGACGACCTGCTCTCCGGCACCGGTGTGCGCTTCATGCAGGGCGCGATCCTGTCCGTGCCGATCGTCGGTACGTACCTCTCGATGTTCCTGTTCGGCGGCGAGTTCCCGGGCGGCGACTTCGTCGCGCGGTTCTACTCGGCGCACGTGCTGCTGCTCCCGGGCATCATGCTCGGCCTGGTGGTCGCGCACCTCATCCTGGTGTTCGTCCACAAGCACACGCACTTCGAGGGCCCGGGCCGCACCAACAAGAACGTCGTCGGCATGCCGCTGATGCCGGTCTACATGGCCAAGGCCGGAGGATTCTTCTTCCTGGTCTTCGGTGTGATCGCGATCGTCGCGGCCGTCGCCTCGATCAACCCGATCTGGGGCATCGGCCCGTACCGCCCGGACCAGGTGTCCACCGGCGCCCAGCCCGACTGGTACATGGGCTTCGCCGAGGGTCTGATCCGTGTCATGCCGGGCTGGGAGATCAACCTGTGGGGCCACACGCTGGTCCTCGGTGTGATGATCCCGCTGGCGATCTTCCCGGTCGTCCTCGGTGTGATCGGTGTCTACCCGTTCATCGAGTCCTGGATCACCGGCGACAAGCGCGAGCACCACATCTCGCAGCGCCCGCGCAACGCGCCGACGCGCACCGCGTTCGGCGTCGCGTGGATCACCGCGTACATGATCATGCTGGTCGGTGGTGGAAACGACCTCTGGGCCACCCACTTCCACCTGTCGATCAACGCGATCACCTGGTTCGTCCGGATCTTCTTCTTCCTCGGACCGGTCATCGCCTTCGTCATCACCAAGCGGATCTGCCTCGGCCTGCAGCGCCGGGACAAGGACAAGGTGCTGCACGGACGCGAGTCCGGCATCATCAAGCGCCTGCCGCACGGTGAGTTCGTCGAGGTCCACCAGCCGCTCAGCCAGGGCGAGCGCTACAAGCTCACCGCCCACGAGCAGTACGACGCCGCCGCGCTGCCGCCGGCCGTCGACGAGAACGGCGTGGAGCGCAAGGTCGGCCGCATGGAGAAGCTCCGGGTCAAGCTCAACCGGGGTTACTACGGCGCGGACAGCCAGATCGCCAAGCCCACGGCGGAGGAGTTCAAGGAGATCGAGAGCGGCCACGGCCACCACTGA
- a CDS encoding ubiquinol-cytochrome C reductase iron-sulfur subunit (Rieske Fe-S protein [Energyproduction and conversion]; COG0723;~Rieske domain; a [2Fe-2S] cluster binding domain commonly foundin Rieske non-heme iron oxygenase (RO) systems such as naphthalene and biphenyl dioxygenases, as well as in plant/cyanobacterial chloroplast b6f and mitochondrial cytochrome bc(1) complexes; cd03467;~Ubiquinol-cytochrome C reductase iron-sulfur subunit [Streptomyces venezuelae ATCC10712];~[2Fe-2S] cluster binding site [ion binding];~identified by MetaGeneAnnotator; putative;~iron-sulfur cluster [ion binding]) gives MSTQENPEENLPSAQDTAHGAVKVADDPFADPGLPPHKPRIQDIDERAAKRSERAVAFMFTLSMLATIGFIASYVIFPVDQIVYIWPFGRVSALNFALGLTLGAALFFIGAGAVHWARTLMSDVEVADERHPIEATPDVKAKVMADFAAGAAESGFGRRKLIRNTLFGALAMVPLSGIVLLRDMGPLPEKKLRSTLWAKGKQLINMNTNEPLRPEDVAVGSLTFAMPEGLTVHDEHFQTEIAKAALMIVRIQPDDIKDKNELEWSHDGIVAFSKICTHVGCPISLYEQQTHHVLCPCHQSTFDLSDGARVIFGPAGHALPQLRIGVNDKGYLEALGDFEEPVGPAFWERG, from the coding sequence ATGAGTACCCAAGAGAATCCTGAAGAGAACCTGCCGTCCGCGCAGGACACCGCGCACGGCGCGGTGAAGGTCGCCGACGACCCGTTCGCCGACCCGGGCCTTCCGCCCCACAAGCCGCGTATCCAGGACATCGACGAGCGGGCCGCCAAGCGGTCCGAGCGTGCGGTCGCCTTCATGTTCACGCTCTCGATGCTGGCCACCATCGGCTTCATCGCGTCGTACGTGATCTTCCCGGTCGACCAGATCGTCTACATCTGGCCGTTCGGCCGGGTGTCCGCGCTCAACTTCGCCCTGGGTCTGACCCTCGGCGCGGCGCTCTTCTTCATCGGCGCGGGCGCGGTCCACTGGGCCCGCACCCTGATGTCCGACGTCGAGGTCGCCGACGAGCGTCACCCGATCGAGGCGACGCCGGACGTCAAGGCGAAGGTCATGGCGGACTTCGCGGCCGGTGCCGCCGAGTCCGGCTTCGGCCGCCGCAAGCTGATCCGCAACACGCTCTTCGGAGCGCTCGCGATGGTGCCGCTCTCCGGCATCGTCCTGCTGCGCGACATGGGTCCGCTGCCCGAGAAGAAGCTCCGCAGCACGCTGTGGGCCAAGGGCAAGCAGCTCATCAACATGAACACCAACGAGCCGCTGCGTCCCGAGGACGTCGCCGTCGGTTCGCTGACGTTCGCGATGCCCGAGGGCCTCACGGTCCACGACGAGCACTTCCAGACCGAGATCGCCAAGGCCGCCCTGATGATCGTCCGGATCCAGCCGGACGACATCAAGGACAAGAACGAGCTCGAGTGGTCGCACGACGGCATCGTCGCGTTCTCGAAGATCTGCACCCACGTCGGCTGCCCGATCTCGCTGTACGAGCAGCAGACGCACCACGTGCTCTGCCCGTGTCACCAGTCCACCTTCGACCTGTCCGACGGCGCCCGCGTCATCTTCGGCCCGGCCGGGCACGCCCTGCCGCAGCTGCGGATCGGCGTGAACGACAAGGGTTACCTCGAAGCGCTCGGCGACTTCGAAGAGCCCGTCGGTCCTGCATTCTGGGAGCGCGGATGA
- a CDS encoding cytochrome C heme-binding subunit (Cytochrome c; cl11414;~cytochrome C heme-binding subunit [Streptomyces albus J1074];~identified by MetaGeneAnnotator; putative) translates to MKKLSARRRHPLAAVVVLLLALAATGGLYAAFAPAGTAKADETAQSLAIEEGKKLYAVGCASCHGTGGQGTSDGPQLVGVGSAAVDFQVGTGRMPAQQPGAQVPRKKVIYSQAEIDQLAAYVASLGAGPITPKPGQYSPEGADAARGGELFRTNCAQCHNFTGEGGALTYGKYAPTLEGVEPKHLYEAMQTGPQNMPSFPDTTMPEQQKRDIIAYVQAVNSDKADNPGGLKLGGLGPVSEGLFAWIFGLGGLIAVAIWVAAHTAKAKKS, encoded by the coding sequence TGAAAAAGCTCTCCGCACGACGACGCCATCCGCTGGCGGCGGTCGTCGTCCTACTTCTCGCGCTGGCGGCAACTGGGGGGCTGTACGCCGCGTTCGCGCCCGCGGGCACGGCGAAGGCCGATGAAACCGCCCAGTCCCTCGCCATCGAGGAGGGCAAGAAGCTCTACGCCGTCGGCTGTGCAAGCTGCCACGGAACCGGCGGTCAGGGCACCAGTGACGGTCCGCAGCTCGTCGGCGTGGGCTCGGCGGCGGTGGACTTCCAGGTCGGCACCGGCCGTATGCCCGCGCAGCAGCCGGGCGCCCAGGTTCCGAGGAAGAAGGTCATCTACTCGCAGGCTGAGATCGATCAGCTCGCGGCGTACGTGGCGTCCCTCGGTGCCGGCCCGATCACGCCGAAGCCTGGCCAGTACAGCCCTGAGGGTGCCGACGCCGCCCGCGGTGGCGAGCTGTTCCGCACCAACTGTGCCCAGTGCCACAACTTCACCGGTGAAGGCGGCGCGCTGACCTACGGCAAGTACGCCCCCACCCTCGAAGGCGTGGAGCCGAAGCACCTCTACGAGGCCATGCAGACCGGCCCGCAGAACATGCCCTCCTTCCCCGACACCACCATGCCGGAGCAGCAGAAGAGGGACATCATCGCCTACGTCCAGGCTGTCAACAGTGACAAGGCCGACAACCCGGGTGGTCTCAAGCTCGGTGGCCTCGGCCCCGTCAGCGAGGGTCTGTTCGCTTGGATCTTCGGCCTGGGCGGTCTGATCGCAGTTGCCATCTGGGTCGCGGCCCACACCGCTAAGGCCAAGAAGTCATGA